From Solanum lycopersicum chromosome 8, SLM_r2.1, the proteins below share one genomic window:
- the EBF2 gene encoding EIN3-binding F-box protein 2 produces MSKVFNFSGDHGGTVYPSPKESSLFLSLRNHVDVYFPPCKRSRVAVPFVFSEKKHKLSSIDVLPDECLFEVLRRLSDGKDRSASACVSKRWLMLLSSIRGDETVISNPNPSLETEERSIQTALVKSVDCVKKGEVVDSNAAEVAEAESQDIEGEGHLSRCLDGKKATDVRLAAIAVGTPGHGGLGKLSIRGSNPIRGVTDTGLKVIARGCPSLRALSLWNVSSVSDEGLTEIAQGCHLLEKLDLCQCPAITDMSLMAIAKNCPNLTSLTIESCSKIGNETLQAVGRFCPKLKFVSLKNCPLIGDQGIASLFSSAGHVLTKVKLHALNISDIALAVIGHYGIAITDIALIGLQNINERGFWVMGNGQGLQKLRSLAITACHGVTDLGLEALGKGCPNLKLFCLRKCTILSDNGLVAFAKGSVALENLQLEECHRITQAGFVGVLLSCGEKLKVLSMVKCFGVKELACRFPSVLPCNSLQSLSIRNCPGVGNATLAIMGRLCPKLTHLELSGLLQVTDEGLFPLVQSCEAGLVKVNLSGCVNVTDRSVSFITELHGGSLESLNVDECRYVTDMTLLAISNNCWLLKELDVSKCGITDSGVASLASTVRLNLQILSLSGCSMLSDKSVPFLQKLGQTLMGLNIQHCNGVSSSCVDLLLEQLWRCDILS; encoded by the coding sequence ATCCAGCCTATTTCTGTCCCTTAGGAATCATGTGGATGTCTATTTTCCTCCTTGCAAGAGGTCTCGTGTTGCGGTCCCTTTTGTTTTCAGTGAAAAGAAGCACAAGTTGTCTTCCATTGATGTCCTACCTGATGAATGCCTTTTTGAGGTATTGAGGCGCCTTTCTGATGGCAAAGACAGGAGTGCCTCTGCTTGTGTTTCCAAGCGCTGGCTTATGCTCTTAAGCAGCATCCGCGGGGATGAAACAGTAATCTCAAATCCCAATCCATCTTTGGAAACCGAGGAAAGATCTATCCAAACTGCTCTTGTTAAGTCTGTGGACTGCGTTAAGAAGGGTGAGGTAGTGGACTCTAATGCTGCAGAAGTTGCTGAGGCTGAATCTCAAGATATTGAAGGAGAGGGTCATCTTTCCAGGTGCCTTGATGGAAAGAAAGCAACAGATGTCCGACTTGCTGCTATTGCTGTTGGAACACCAGGCCATGGAGGGTTAGGAAAGCTTTCTATTCGAGGAAGTAACCCAATCCGTGGTGTGACTGATACAGGCCTCAAGGTTATTGCTCGAGGTTGTCCTTCTCTAAGGGCTCTTTCTCTCTGGAATGTCTCTTCTGTTAGTGATGAAGGTTTAACCGAGATTGCTCAAGGATGTCATCTGTTGGAGAAGCTTGATCTTTGCCAATGCCCTGCAATTACTGATATGTCCTTGATGGCTATCGCAAAGAATTGTCCTAATTTGACCTCTCTAACGATAGAATCTTGTTCAAAGATTGGAAATGAAACTCTTCAAGCTGTAGGTCGTTTTTGCCCTAAGTTGAAGTTTGTGTCTCTCAAAAACTGCCCACTCATCGGAGATCAAGGAATTGCAAGTCTCTTTTCATCCGCTGGTCATGTTTTGACAAAGGTGAAACTTCACGCATTGAACATCAGTGACATCGCCCTTGCTGTTATTGGACATTATGGCATTGCCATCACTGACATAGCCCTTATTGGTCTTCAAAACATAAATGAGAGAGGATTTTGGGTCATGGGTAATGGCCAAGGTTTGCAGAAGCTGAGGTCGCTTGCTATAACTGCTTGCCATGGAGTTACTGATTTGGGACTTGAAGCTCTTGGTAAAGGTTGTCCAAACTTGAAGCTGTTTTGCCTACGAAAATGTACAATCCTGTCAGATAATGGCTTGGTTGCTTTTGCCAAAGGTTCAGTTGCACTCGAGAACCTCCAATTAGAAGAATGCCACAGGATCACCCAGGCTGGGTTTGTTGGTGTTCTTTTGAGCTGTGGTGAGAAGTTAAAGGTTCTGTCCATGGTGAAATGCTTTGGTGTTAAAGAGTTGGCCTGTCGATTTCCATCTGTGTTGCCTTGCAACTCACTTCAGTCTTTGTCTATCCGCAACTGTCCTGGAGTTGGTAATGCTACTTTGGCCATAATGGGTAGGCTGTGCCCCAAACTGACTCATTTGGAGCTGAGTGGACTCCTTCAAGTAACTGATGAGGGTCTTTTCCCTCTTGTTCAGAGCTGTGAAGCTGGTTTGGTCAAGGTGAATCTAAGTGGATGTGTTAATGTTACAGACAGATCAGTTTCATTCATAACTGAGTTGCATGGGGGAAGTCTCGAGTCTCTTAATGTTGACGAGTGTCGATACGTTACTGATATGACCTTGTTAGCAATTTCCAACAACTGTTGGTTGCTCAAGGAACTTGATGTTTCAAAGTGTGGTATAACTGATTCAGGTGTTGCATCTTTGGCCAGTACAGTGCGACTTAATTTGCAGATACTCTCCTTGTCAGGTTGCTCTATGCTTTCGGACAAAAGTGTACCCTTTCTGCAGAAGTTGGGGCAGACACTCATGGGCTTAAACATCCAGCACTGCAATGGGGTCAGTAGCAGCTGTGTTGATCTCCTCTTGGAACAGCTCTGGAGGTGTGATATCCTTTCTTAA